From one Drosophila subpulchrella strain 33 F10 #4 breed RU33 chromosome 3L, RU_Dsub_v1.1 Primary Assembly, whole genome shotgun sequence genomic stretch:
- the LOC119554730 gene encoding peritrophin-44, with protein sequence MRGLSSSLVLQALLLVVMVHQSTQTRLLSDTDDICKLFKDGTKLRKPGACNEWIECKDSKVSDSGSCSGDTPYFSLSTNGCYKSISDTYCTAPSCKGVSEGYIGDTLNCANWYYCDSGVLKLNGICPYEMHFDQVNGLCVYPENTVCAASYELCNIVPKDVRFRDENNCNMYHTCESYKIKNYTCETGSYFNVATGECGPKKDIVCDNHPLPEDVCGTKKLAMRNKFVADQATCRGYYYCRDLGSGVPDPDPIYLHCDENTFFNQERQGCMPRESQKCIYDRCDGRQDGYEVAEDEGCHNYIICVDGRETTPMSCESGYFNAATQSCTATQITYGACSA encoded by the exons ATGCGAG GACTTTCAAGTTCCTTGGTCCTGCAGGCCTTGCTGCTGGTCGTGATGGTTCATCAAAGCACCCAAACGCGGCTTTTAAGCGACACCGACGACATCTGTAAACTTTTTAAGGATGGAACCAAACTCCGAAAACCTGGAGCCTGCAACGAGTGGATTGAGTGCAAAGACTCTAAGGTTTCGGATAGCGGAAGTTGCTCGGGCGATACGCCGTATTTCAGTCTATCCACAAACGGATGCTACAAAAGTATAAGCGACACCTACTGTACGGCACCTTCTTGCAAGGGAGTGTCAGAGGGTTATATCGGGGATACCTTAAACTGCGCCAATTGGTACTACTGTGATTCAGGTGTGTTAAAATTGAATGGAATCTGCCCCTACGAAATGCACTTCGATCAAGTCAACGGGCTGTGCGTCTATCCAGAGAATACTGTTTGTGCCGCCTCATACGAATTGTGCAATATTGTGCCCAAAGATGTTCGCTTCCGCGACGAAAACAATTGCAACATGTACCACACCTGCGAAAGCtacaaaataaagaattacaCCTGCGAAACTGGCTCATATTTCAATGTGGCCACGGGTGAATGTGGCCCAAAAAAGGATATAGTCTGCGATAACCATCCTCTTCCAGAGGACGTATGTGGCACCAAGAAACTGGCCATGCGTAACAAGTTCGTCGCGGATCAGGCCACCTGCCGCGGTTACTACTATTGCCGTGACCTTGGCTCTGGAGTACCGGATCCGGATCCCATTTATCTGCATTGCGACGAGAACACCTTCTTCAACCAGGAGCGGCAGGGGTGCATGCCTCGCGAGAGCCAGAAGTGTATCTACGATCGGTGCGATGGCCGCCAGGATGGCTACGAAGTGGCCGAGGACGAGGGCTGCCACAACTACATCATATGCGTCGACGGCCGGGAGACTACTCCTATGAGCTGCGAAAGTGGATACTTCAATGCTGCCACCCAGAGTTGCACAGCAACTCAGATAACTTATGGAGCTTGTTCCGCTTAG
- the LOC119555372 gene encoding chondroitin proteoglycan-2: MRKIGYSGLWTVLLVTAGLQVAFAQLPNVCLGEEDGTRLPLATYCSRFVVCLKGDVSIIGSCPRGLHFNRELGECDFQWRANCLGLSAFAGLDDQCTCDCCAEECQDPIEDIDEPTTVTEDCDPGTPTAVTDPTDSTDSTDETTDFEDSSNSSNTTPSTPGVVSSDCKSTLTHCVNEPTGTYIDLPGICVRFIQCNNGCSEEFQCPSGLYFNKEINNCDYWWNVDCTLTADSSDEIEGPSGTKCSNPGRCAGVKDGELLKDHDSNGFLVCQCQCPIPMPCPDGLEFNESAQACDWVGKNVSASVFSADMCPDGLVYNATTDQCDYPANYVPEVACNTTSTVCKNQPEGELFPVEGKCNMFYKCNFNCAVEQYCSNNLIYNEDTEKCDYPQNYKCKWDYSPPTGPDAGPSGIACESNGRCLGEPEGTFFRSTTSCGNYVVCQCECEVEMECPDGLYWDEDMQTCNYESDVACTL; encoded by the exons ATGCGAAAAATCGGTTATAGTG GTCTCTGGACGGTTCTGCTGGTGACCGCAGGTCTTCAAGTGGCCTTCGCCCAGTTGCCCAATGTCTGCCTTGGAGAGGAGGATGGTACTCGACTTCCGTTGGCCACTTATTGCTCCCGGTTTGTGGTTTGCCTCAAGGGTGACGTCTCCATCATTGGCAGCTGCCCTCGGGGTCTTCACTTCAATCGGGAGTTGGGGGAGTGCGACTTCCAGTGGCGAGCCAATTGCCTGGGACTCTCAGCCTTTGCCGGATTGGATGATCAGTGCACCTGCGACTGTTGCGCCGAGGAGTGCCAGGATCCCATCGAGGACATCGATGAACCCACCACAGTCACCGAGGATTGTGACCCAGGTACCCCCACTGCGGTCACGGATCCTACGGACTCCACTGATTCAACGGATGAAACCACAGACTTCGAGGACTCCAGCAACTCCTCCAATACGACACCTTCCACTCCAGGTGTGGTGTCCTCAGATTGCAAAAGTACTCTCACTCATTGTGTAAATGAACCAACTGGCACCTACATTGACTTGCCCGGGATCTGCGTCAGGTTTATCCAGTGCAACAACGGATGCTCCGAGGAGTTCCAGTGTCCCTCCGGTTTGTACTTCAACAAGGAGATCAATAACTGCGATTACTGGTGGAACGTGGACTGCACACTCACTGCGGATTCTTCTGATGAAATCGAGGGGCCCTCGGGAACCAAGTGCTCCAATCCGGGAAGATGCGCCGGAGTGAAGGATGGAGAGCTGCTTAAGGACCACGATTCGAATGGATTTTTGGTCTGCCAGTGCCAGTGCCCCATTCCAATGCCCTGTCCCGATGGCCTGGAGTTCAACGAGTCTGCTCAGGCGTGCGATTGGGTGGGAAAAAATGTCTCCGCAAGCGTTTTCTCAGCGGATATGTGTCCCGATGGCCTGGTCTACAATGCCACCACGGATCAGTGCGACTATCCTGCCAACTATGTGCCAGAGGTGGCCTGCAATACCACCAGCACCGTGTGCAAGAATCAGCCGGAGGGAGAGCTCTTCCCGGTGGAGGGCAAGTGTAATATGTTCTATAAGTGCAACTTCAATTGCGCCGTGGAGCAATATTGTTCGAACAATCTGATCTACAACGAGGATACGGAGAAATGCGACTATCCTCAGAACTATAAATGTAAATGGGACTACTCCCCGCCCACGGGTCCCGATGCAGGCCCCTCGGGAATAGCCTGCGAGAGTAATGGACGTTGTTTGGGTGAACCCGAAGGAACTTTCTTCCGTTCCACGACAAGTTGTGGTAATTATGTCGTCTGTCAGTGTGAATGTGAAGTCGAGATGGAGTGCCCCGATGGATTGTACTGGGATGAGGACATGCAGACTTGCAATTACGAGTCCGACGTAGCCTGCACACTCTAA
- the LOC119555541 gene encoding tenascin codes for MAQSRSTHYGVALCLMVSLCVGSLNAACCKDGETKVDEDDCTKYLACCHGEFVSKSCESGNYWNSVWERCVEDNGECKPPTCEDGEIEANPDDCAGYLECVNGIVVILTCPEGDYFNVTQKKCLPDTCGVCQCNGTPPCKDGELEEDPTDCAGYLSCLNGNWVSKQCPEGAYFNTVFNACFVDTDGICVNCTEGATEPVDDCTQYKICTDGKFVTKTCLSGYYWNKNVSACVKDNGECNGNGTSCTEGELEVDPTDCAGYLSCLNGKWVGKQCPEGAYFNTVFNACFVDTDGICVNCTEGATEPVDDCTQYKICTDGKFVTKTCLSGYYWNKNVSACVKDNGECNGNGTSCTEGELEVDPTDCAGYLSCLNGKWVGKQCPEGAYFNTVFNACFVDTDGICVNCTEGSTEPVDDCTQYKICTDGKFVIKTCLSGYYWNKNVSACVKDNGECNGNGTSCTEGELEVDPTDCAGYLSCLNGKWVGKQCPEGAYFNTVFNACFVDTDGICVNCTEGATEPVDDCTQYKICTDGKFVTKTCLSGYYWNKNASACVKDNGECNGNSTCTENEVEENPSDCAGYLQCINGAYVARKCSATHFFNATLKECVVDKDNVCIPKTCDPDCCDVPNNSIWSVQNNCSAFFQCVDGNKYEQRCSNNLQYNNKTEQCDYPENVDCDDGSAPPSGPTAGPSGTYCESHGQCVGEKDGTLFPAVNGTCSSKYVICQCECEVALSCSSGLLYNTELKTCDWPYNVKC; via the exons ATGGCTCAATCCAGGAGTACGCACTATG GAGTTGCCCTATGTCTGATGGTTTCCCTCTGCGTGGGATCTCTAAATGCGGCGTGTTGCAAGGACGGCGAAACGAAAGTCGATGAGGATGACTGCACTAAGTATCTAGCCTGCTGTCACGGTGAATTCGTGTCCAAGTCCTGTGAAAGCGGGAACTATTGGAACTCGGTTTGGGAACGGTGCGTGGAGGATAATGGCGAGTGCAAGCCGCCAACCTGTGAGGATGGCGAAATCGAGGCGAATCCAGATGATTGTGCTGGGTATTTGGAGTGCGTTAACGGAATTGTTGTGATCCTTACCTGCCCGGAGGGAGACTACTTCAATGTGACCCAGAAGAAGTGCCTTCCCGACACCTGTGGAGTTT GTCAATGCAATGGCACTCCGCCTTGCAAAGATGGAGAACTTGAAGAGGACCCCACAGATTGCGCAGGTTATCTGTCATGTTTGAATGGAAACTGGGTGAGCAAGCAGTGCCCCGAAGGAGCTTACTTCAATACCGTGTTTAACGCCTGCTTTGTCGACACTGATGGAATTTGCGTAAACTGTACCGAGGGAGCTACAGAGCCCGTGGACGACTGTACCCAGTACAAAATTTGCACAGATGGCAAGTTTGTTACCAAGACCTGTCTAAGCGGATATTACTGGAATAAGAACGTATCAGCCTGTGTAAAGGATAATGGGGAGTGCAATGGCAATGGAACATCATGTACTGAAGGTGAACTTGAGGTGGACCCCACTGATTGCGCAGGTTATCTGTCATGTTTAAATGGTAAGTGGGTGGGCAAGCAGTGCCCCGAAGGAGCTTACTTCAATACCGTGTTTAACGCCTGCTTTGTCGACACTGATGGAATTTGCGTAAACTGTACCGAGGGAGCTACAGAGCCCGTGGACGACTGTACCCAGTACAAAATCTGCACAGATGGCAAGTTTGTTACCAAGACCTGTCTAAGCGGATATTACTGGAATAAGAACGTATCAGCCTGTGTAAAGGATAATGGGGAGTGCAATGGCAATGGAACATCATGTACTGAAGGTGAACTTGAGGTGGACCCCACTGATTGCGCAGGTTATCTGTCATGTTTAAATGGTAAGTGGGTGGGCAAGCAGTGCCCCGAAGGAGCTTACTTCAATACCGTGTTTAACGCCTGCTTTGTCGACACTGATGGAATTTGCGTAAACTGTACCGAGGGATCTACAGAGCCCGTGGACGACTGTACCCAGTACAAAATTTGCACAGATGGCAAGTTTGTTATCAAGACCTGTCTAAGCGGATATTACTGGAATAAGAACGTATCCGCCTGTGTAAAGGATAATGGGGAGTGCAATGGCAATGGAACATCATGTACTGAAGGTGAACTTGAGGTGGACCCCACTGATTGCGCAGGTTATCTGTCATGTTTAAATGGTAAGTGGGTGGGCAAGCAGTGCCCCGAAGGAGCTTACTTCAATACCGTGTTTAACGCCTGCTTTGTCGACACTGATGGAATTTGCGTAAACTGTACCGAGGGAGCTACAGAGCCCGTGGACGACTGTACCCAGTACAAAATTTGCACAGATGGCAAGTTTGTTACCAAGACCTGTCTAAGCGGATATTACTGGAACAAGAACGCATCAGCCTGTGTAAAGGATAATGGGGAGTGCAATGGCAACTCAACGTGCACCGAGAACGAGGTTGAGGAAAATCCTTCTGATTGCGCAGGATACCTGCAGTGCATAAATGGAGCCTATGTTGCCAGGAAGTGCTCCGCCACGCATTTCTTCAATGCCACACTGAAGGAGTGTGTCGTCGACAAGGATAACGTGTGCATCCCCAAGACCTGCGATCCCGATTGCTGCGATGTACCTAACAACTCCATTTGGTCCGTCCAGAACAATTGCTCAGCCTTCTTCCAGTGTGTGGATGGCAACAAATACGAGCAGAGATGCTCCAACAACTTGCAATATAACAACAAAACGGAGCAGTGCGATTATCCCGAAAATGTTGACTGCGACGATGGATCTGCCCCGCCAAGTGGTCCGACTGCCGGACCTTCGGGAACCTATTGCGAGAGTCACGGACAATGCGTTGGCGAGAAAGATGGAACCCTGTTCCCCGCAGTAAATGGCACCTGCAGTTCCAAATATGTCATCTGCCAGTGCGAGTGTGAGGTCGCCCTCAGCTGTTCCTCCGGACTGCTGTACAATACGGAGCTCAAAACTTGCGATTGGCCCTATAATGTTAAATGCTGa
- the LOC119555374 gene encoding probable chitinase 10, translating into MKVFRLLWGIFIFQECTLAVLQNGYAFKTSLCEGKNGGLLPMFGTCKGYYVCADGKAVIGTCEPNTLFNPLTLHCDDPDKVDCIFEGNDKDSGKTSSAESEEDEEEMIVKTDPPVTVKPVKRQRPSGQDKGLLDMTDRMCAGKKDGVMLTRKGSCQEYFVCKSRKPHLRSCSGQQHLSPTRRICMKASEAKCLVTSHETKMFDGPALTGGVCSDEKQNSLVAHRSDCGKFMLCSNMVFLVMDCPSGLHFNTASSRCDYPKIAKCQTKQKETKSKPKSRKPIRKTKFRLL; encoded by the exons ATGAAGGTATTCAGACTACTTTGGGGAATATTCATTTTTCAAGAATGTACTCTAGCTGTATTACAA AACGGATATGCTTTCAAGACGTCTCTATGCGAGGGTAAGAATGGCGGACTTTTGCCGATGTTTGGAACATGCAAAGGTTACTATGTGTGTGCAGATGGAAAAGCAGTGATCGGGACTTGTGAACCGAATACCCTGTTTAATCCATTGACCTTGCACTGCGATGATCCCGATAAAGTGGATTGTATTTTCGAAGGAAACGATAAGGACAGTGGGAAGACATCTAGTGCCGAAAGTGAAGAAGATGAAGAGGAAATGATCGTTAAGACTGATCCTCCAGTTACTGTCAAGCCAGTGAAAAGACAACGACCTTCCGGACAGGACAAAGGACTTTTGGATATGACAGATAGAATGTGTGCTGGTAAAAAGGATGGAGTAATGCTTACAAGGAAGGGATCCTGTCAGGAATACTTTGTCTGCAAGTCGAGGAAACCCCATCTTCGCTCTTGTTCTGGTCAACAACATTTGAGTCCAACGCGACGAATTTGCATGAAGGCTTCAGAAGCCAAGTGTTTAGTTACTTCGCATGAAACCAAAATGTTTGATGGACCTGCTTTAACAGGAGGAGTATGTTCAGATGAAAAGCAAAACTCACTCGTGGCCCATCGGAGTGATTGTGGCAAGTTTATGCTGTGCAGCAACATGGTGTTCTTGGTGATGGACTGCCCCAGTGGTTTGCATTTCAATACCGCTTCCTCGCGATGTGACTATCCCAAGATTGCCAAATGTCAGACGAAGCAAAAGGAAACCAAGAGCAAACCAAAGTCAAGAAAGCCTATTCGCAAGACCAAATTTCGATTGTTGTAA
- the LOC119555379 gene encoding LOW QUALITY PROTEIN: mucin-5AC (The sequence of the model RefSeq protein was modified relative to this genomic sequence to represent the inferred CDS: deleted 2 bases in 1 codon; substituted 1 base at 1 genomic stop codon): protein MKVCLVLLFIIWLLGTPICEGSVETPSIRGSHYTGWNTVSQECLTSSEADASFCQSLSNGVYKYPYDCSAYVSCNNSCADLEYCPGGKLFNSPLDICDTPEAVVCDPLPYPIPPSTEVPSENPCEGTQNNTLLPSAENCNEFFVCVNQQTELYHCPDDMLFNPDWKICDDKDNVRCYGDRTTQDPLDNTPTTEESFTKCEGQRQGTSFPDTQNCQQYYYCWGNNSYIILPCPVDNWFNPMSGNCGPNISPEACRAVLPTTTPAITTSLSTTVAPTSKEDNEKNPCEDQELGTSFPLKSDCQSYLLCLNNGQSTTARCPTNAWFDPKTGDCGPNVSPTACLESIATTTNAPTTEDSNDPCADKELGVSYPLATNCQQYILCMGNGESNVANCIYNAWFDPKTGNCGPDVSPTACKETVVSTDSPTTQATSPLTTPSSTWHTTLSTPNPDEITTFPPDISGICSGQSDGYYAKYPEDCSKYIVCASPVPIAFYCQENLFFNEALQKCVEWESSDCPNGETTTSSPELPTASPDSSICFNNTGNNLPYQENCQWFISCTDDSSYMMGICTSEEFFDPLTSECGPNVSPEACREIYTTLVTETTEFLSTMTTQSTQSTPGPVTDPCEGAPDGKLVPYPDDCTKFLQCVQPNPIVYNCREGQEFSASLERCMAPWFANCSIPATTTPTIPITTTTTISPSTDSFCTDKAEGSVVPYPRNCSKYIVCQYPIPVGYACPEGEEFNPTVLTCMDPQLAGCNAFRLFPXFVNKADSQDSSSSLWQSLKTIASFFVDF from the exons atgaaagtATGTTTA GTGTTACTATTTATTATTTGGCTTTTGGGAACCCCAATCTGTGAAGGTAGTGTGGAAACCCCATCGATTCGTGGGTCCCATTATACTGGATGGAATACTGTTAGTCAAGAGTGCCTAACATCTTCAGAAGCCGATGCCTCCTTTTGCCAATCCTTATCGAATGGAGTTTATAAATATCCCTATGACTGCAGCGCTTATGTATCATGTAATAATTCATGCGCTGATTTGGAGTACTGCCCTGGTGGTAAACTTTTCAACAGTCCTCTCGATATTTGCGATACACCCGAAGCTGTCGTTTGCGATCCATTGCCATATCCAATACCTCCATCTACCGAAGTACCATCGGAAAATCCTTGTGAGGGTACACAAAACAACACTTTACTGCCCTCGGCTGAAAATTGTAATGAGTTCTTCGTGTGCGTGAATCAGCAAACTGAGCTTTATCACTGTCCCGACGATATGCTTTTCAATCCCGATTGGAAAATTTGTGATGATAAGGATAATGTGCGGTGCTATGGTGACCGTACTACCCAAGATCCGTTGGATAACACACCGACTACTGAGGAGTCTTTTACGAAGTGCGAGGGTCAAAGGCAAGGAACTTCCTTTCCGGATACTCAAAACTGCCAGCAATACTACTACTGCTGGGGTAATAACTCTTACATAATCCTACCCTGCCCCGTTGACAATTGGTTTAATCCGATGAGCGGTAATTGCGGTCCCAATATTTCACCAGAAGCTTGCCGGGCAGTTCTACCAACCACAACTCCTGCTATTACTACATCACTTTCAACTACAGTTGCACCGACATCAAAGGAAGATAATGAGAAAAATCCCTGCGAAGATCAAGAACTCGGTACCAGCTTTCCATTGAAATCCGACTGCCAGTCGTACCTTTTGTGCCTCAATAATGGTCAATCGACGACTGCAAGGTGTCCAACAAATGCCTGGTTCGATCCAAAAACGGGGGATTGTGGTCCAAATGTTTCTCCCACCGCTTGTCTTGAATCCATTGCAACTACCACGAATGCACCCACAACCGAGGATTCGAATGATCCGTGTGCGGATAAAGAATTGGGAGTCTCATACCCTCTGGCGACAAACTGCCAGCAatatattctgtgcatgggaaaTGGAGAGTCCAACGTGGCCAATTGCATTTATAACGCCTGGTTTGATCCCAAAACCGGTAATTGTGGCCCTGATGTGTCTCCGACAGCGTGTAAGGAAACTGTAGTTTCCACCGATTCCCCCACAACTCAAGCCACCTCTCCTCTCACAACACCTTCGTCCACCTGGCATACAACTTTATCTACGCCTAATCCTGATGAAATAACCACCTTCCCTCCGGATATTTCAGGTATCTGCTCTGGACAGAGTGATGGCTATTATGCCAAGTATCCGGAGGACTGCAGCAAATACATAGTGTGTGCAAGTCCAGTTCCTATAGCATTTTACTGTCAGGAGAACTTGTTCTTCAATGAGGCTCTTCAGAAATGCGTAGAATGGGAATCGAGTGATTGTCCAAATGGGGAGACTACTACTTCATCGCCAGAACTTCCAACAGCAAGCCCAGATTCTTCAATATGCTTTAATAACACTGGAAATAATTTGCCGTACCAAGAAAATTGCCAATGGTTTATAAGCTGCACAGATGACTCCTCCTACATGATGGGTATTTGTACCAGTGAGGAGTTTTTCGATCCGTTGACTAGTGAATGTGGCCCAAACGTCTCACCGGAAGCTTGTCGGGAAATCTACACCACTTTGGTTACGGAGACCACGGAATTCTTATCAACGATGACAACCCAAAGTACCCAAAGTACTCCAGGTCCGGTAACAGATCCTTGTGAAGGAGCCCCTGATGGAAAGTTAGTTCCCTATCCTGACGACTGCACCAAGTTTTTACAATGTGTCCAACCCAACCCAATTGTCTATAACTGTCGCGAAGGTCAGGAGTTCAGTGCCTCTTTGGAAAGATGTATGGCCCCGTGGTTTGCAAATTGTTCTATTCCAGCTACAACTACCCCTACTATTCctataacaacaacaacaaccataTCACCATCAACGGACAGCTTCTGTACGGATAAAGCTGAAGGATCAGTGGTCCCCTATCCCAGAAACTGCAGCAAGTACATAGTCTGTCAGTATCCCATCCCGGTGGGTTACGCCTGTCCGGAGGGCGAGGAGTTCAATCCTACGGTTTTGACCTGTATGGATCCTCAGTTGGCGGGATGCAATGCCTTCCGCCTTTTTCCA TAATTTGTCAACAAAGCTGATTCCCAGGACTCAAGCTCTTCTCTTTGGCAGTCTCTTAAAACGATTGCAAGCTTTTTTGTAGATTTTTAA
- the LOC119555384 gene encoding uncharacterized protein LOC119555384, which translates to MVDSEENNIAAPIASGSPILLEKCPPYDDPNHLVMLPYPNDCRKYYTCQRGQAFEHQCPANLYWSQTTYRCDYKEYSNCNSDVPTTSDEVKYSPFPGDCSRFYETRVLRCEPNFQWSSLYQRCVAPQFANCQDWSVPEPPPPYDPTPTAATPPTETWTPTDSTYLPIDVQSLCKNSVSNAYIPYPVDCQKFIHCGPTATVLTCPGNLYWNPGQLSCTVSSSGCIQSPQWNEI; encoded by the exons ATGGTTGACAGTGAGGAGAACAATATTGCTGCG CCCATAGCGTCCGGTTCCCCTATTTTGCTTGAAAAATGCCCACCGTACGACGATCCCAATCACCTTGTGATGTTGCCGTATCCCAACGACTGTCGCAAATACTACACATGCCAAAGGGGACAGGCCTTTGAGCACCAGTGTCCAGCTAATTTGTACTGGAGCCAGACAACCTATCGATGTGACTATAAGGAGTACTCCAACTGCAATTCAGATGTTCCAACTACCAGCGATGAGGTAAAATACAGTCCATTTCCCGGAGACTGTAGTCGATTTTACGAGACCCGTGTCCTTCGGTGTGAGCCAAACTTTCAGTGGAGTTCATTGTATCAACGCTGCGTAGCCCCACAGTTTGCCAATTGTCAGGACTGGTCTGTGCCTGAGCCTCCGCCACCCTACGATCCTACACCCACAGCTGCCACTCCGCCAACTGAAACCTGGACTCCAACGGATTCGACCTACCTACCAATTGATGTTCAGTCTTTGTGCAAAAACAGTGTTTCCAATGCGTACATTCCCTATCCCGTAGACTGCCAAAAGTTCATCCATTGCGGACCAACTGCAACTGTGCTCACCTGTCCAGGCAACTTGTATTGGAACCCAGGACAACTTTCCTGCACTGTATCCAGCTCTGGTTGTATCCAGTCTCCTCAGTGGAACGAAATCTAA
- the LOC119555385 gene encoding uncharacterized protein LOC119555385, whose product MLAHQFLLTISLCSLLFGSCVAQSVVREAVPNDCHRFYETRLLTCPPEFHWSSQLQRCDLQTTADCSTINPVPNWSKPIQIEPIPNPAPVNKPESYNLSEACKEKLGQLIAYPGDCTRFIHCDYLPFVKSCPQYLYWNSHLLTCDKICV is encoded by the exons ATGT tgGCCCACCAATTTTTGCTGACTATCTCACTATGTTCGTTGCTCTTTGGCTCTTGCGTGGCACAAAGTGTGGTAAGAGAAGCCGTTCCTAATGACTGCCATCGATTCTATGAGACCCGATTGCTAACCTGTCCTCCGGAATTTCATTGGAGCTCGCAACTACAACGATGCGATCTGCAGACCACCGCTGACTGTTCCACCATCAATCCGGTGCCAAATTGGAGTAAGCCCATACAAATCGAACCTATTCCCAATCCGGCACCGGTCAATAAACCAGAATCCTACAATCTTTCCGAAGCTTGTAAGGAAAAACTCGGGCAGCTGATAGCTTACCCGGGTGACTGCACCCGCTTCATTCATTGCGATTACCTGCCCTTTGTGAAGTCCTGTCCGCAGTACCTCTATTGGAACTCCCACCTACTTACATGCGATAAAATTTGTGTTTAA